In Streptomyces sclerotialus, the DNA window CTTCGACACGATGTAGACGATGTCACCGCCCATGCCCTGCGCCTTCATGGTGCGGGCCGCCTCGCGGGAGACCAGGAAGGAGCCGCGGGCCATGATGTCGTGCTGGAGGTCCCAGTCGCGGGCCGTGGTCTCCAGCAGGGGCTTGGACAGTGAGATGCCCGCGTTGTTGACGACCAGGTCCACGCCGCCGAAGGCCAGCGCGGACGCGGCGAAGGCGGCGACGATCTGCTCCTCGTCGGTCACGTCGACGGTGACCGCCACCGCGGTGTCCGGGCCGCCCAGCTCCTCGGCGACGGCCGCGGCCGCCTCGGCGTTCAGGTCGGCGACGACCACACAGGCGCCCTCGGCGGCCAGCCGGCGCGCGGTGGCCTTGCCGATACCGGAGCCGCCGCCGGTCACCAGCGCGACACGGGTGGCGAGCGGCTTGGGCTTCGGCATCCGCTGGAGCTTGGCCTCCTCCAGCGCCCAGTACTCGATGCGGAACTTCTCCGACTCCTCGATGGGGGCGTAGGAGGAGACGGCCTCGGCGCCGCGCATCACGTTGACGGCGTTGAGGTAGAACTCGCCGGCGACCCGGGCGGTCTGCTTGTTCCTGCCGAACGAGAACATGCCGACGCCCGGCACCAGCACGATGGCCGGGTCGGCGCCGCGCATCGCGGGGGAGCCGGCGTCGGCGTGCCGCGCGTAGTAGGCCGCGTACTCCTCGCGGTACGCCGCGTGCAGCTCGGTCAGCCGCGCGACGACGTCGTCGACGGGTGCGTCGGCGGGCAGGTCGACGACGAGCGGGCGGACCTTGGTGCGCAGGAAGTGGTCGGGGCAGGAGGTGCCCAGCGCCGCCAGGCGCGGGTGCTCGGCGCGGGCCAGGAAATCCAGCACCGGACCGGCGTCGGTGAAGTGCCCGACCTGCGGCGCGTCGGTCGAGGTGAGGCCGCGGACGACCGGGGCGAGTGCGGCGGCCTTGGCACGGCGCTCGGCCTCGGGCAGCGGGCCGTAACCGTCGAGCAGCGGGCCGAAGGGCTCGGGCCTGCCGCGCTCGGCGAGGAACGTCTCGGCGGTGCGGATCATCCACAGTGCGTTGGTCTCGCACTCCTCGGAGGTCTCGCCCCACGCGGTGATGCCGTGGCCGCCCAGGATGACGCCGACGGCCTGCGGGTTGGCTTCCTTCACGGCGGCGATGTCCAGGCCGAGCTGGAAGCCGGGGCGGCGCCACGGCACCCACACGACCTTCTCGCCGAAACACTCGGCGGTCAGCTTCTCGCCGTCCGCCGCGCAGGCCAGCGCGATACCGGAGTCCGGGTGCAGGTGGTCGACGTGCGGGGCGTCGACGAGGCCGTGCATGGCGGTGTCGATGGACGGTGCGGCGCCGCCCTTGCCGTGCAGGCAGTAGTCGAACGCGGCGACCATCTCGTCCTCGCGGGCCACCCCCGGGTACACCTCGGTCAGTGCGCGCAGCCGGTCGAGGCGGAGCACGGCGAGGCCGGACTCGGTGAGGGTGCCGAGGTCACCGCCGGACCCCTTGACCCACATGAGCTCCGCGTCCCGGCCGGTGACCGGGTCCGTCACGGTGCCCTTGGCGGAGGCGTTGCCGCCGGCGTAGTTGGTGTTGCGGGGGTCCGAGCCGAGCGTGTGGGCGCGCTTCAGCAGGGCGTCGACTGCGGGGTGTGCAGCGGGCATTGCGGATCCTTCGGGGAGGCTTCTGGCGGGCTTCTGGGAGGTGGCTGCGGGTGGGGCGAGTACGGGCGGGGCGGGTCAGGCGCCCCAGCCCGCCTGCTGTCCGCCGACGCGCTCGGCGGCGATGCGCTTCTGGTTGCCGGAGGCGAGGTAGGCGCGGTACGGGTCGGCGTCCAGGCCCATCTCCTCGCGCACCTCGGCGAGCAGCGGACGGACGTCGGTGTTGTACGCGTCCATCAGGGCGGCGTTGGCGGCCAGCACATCGCCCTCGCGCTGGGCGGCGGAGAGCGCCTCCAGATCGACCAGCAGGGCCTTCGCGGTGGCCTCCTGCACGTTCATCACGGACCGGATCACGGCCGGGATCTTGGCCTCGATGTTGTGGCACTGGTCGAGCATGAACCGTACGTCGCGGGCCGGGTCGAGGCCGCCGTTCTTGGTGACCTCGTGCAGGATGCGGAAGAGCTGGAACGGGTCGGCGGCACCCACCATCAGGTCGTCGTCCGCGAAGAAGCGGGAGTTGAAGTCGAACGCGCCGAGCTTCTTCTCGCGCAGCAGGAACGCGACGATGAACTCGATGTTGGTGCCCGGTGCGTGGTGCCCGGTGTCGACGCAGACCGTGGCCTTCTCACCGAGCTTGAGGCAGTGCGCGTAGGAGGTGCCCCAGTCCGGCACGTCGGTGGCGTAGAAGGCGGGCTCGAAGAACTTGTACTCCAGCACCATCCGCTGCCCGTCCCCGAGCCGCCCGTACACCTCCGCCAGGGCCTCGGCGAGGCGGTCCTGGCGGGCGGTGATGTCGTCCTGGCCCGGGTAGTTGGTGCCGTCGGAGAACCACAGCTTCAGCGCGTCGGAGCCGGTCGCGTCCATGACGTCGACGCACTCCAGCAGGTGGTCGGTGGCCTTGCGGCGCACCTTCGGGTCCGGGTGGGTGACCGAGCCCAGCTTGTAGTCGTCGTCCTGGAAGACATTGGCGTTGATCATGCCGATGCGCACGCCGCGTTCCCTGGCGTGGTCGGCGAGCCGTTGATAGTCCTCGACACGGTCCCACGGGATGTGCAGCGAGACGACCGGGGCGATCCCGGTGTACCGGTGGACCTGCGCCGCGTCGTCCAGCTTCTCGTACGGATCGCGCGGGACGCCGGGCTGGGCGAACACCTTGAAGCGGGTGCCGGAGTTGCCGTAGCCCCACGAAGGGGTCTCGATCACCTGGGACTTGAGGGTTTCCTTCACGGCCGCGAGGGCGGAGTCGGACATGGTACCTCCGAGGGTCGGAATGGACTGGGGACCGGCCGGAGCGGTGCGTCAACCGCGGACGGTGGCCCGTTCGGCCTCGATCTCGTCGAGGGACTTGCCGGTGGTGTTCGGCATGAAGACACCGAGGACGCCGCAGACGACGAGGCAGGCGGTGAGGAACCCGGCCACCACACCGATGCCGGTCTCCGCCAGTACCGGCACGAAGAAGGACCAGATGCCGAGCGCGACCCGGGCCACGCCGAAGGTGATGCCCTGCGCGGTGCCGCGCAGCATGGTCGGGAACAGCTCCTGGCTGACGGTCTTGTAGAAGCCCTCGCCCGCCATGGTCTGGCCGATGCCGAAGAGCAGCACGTTCAGGAGGATCACCGGCACGGTGAACGGCAGGACCAGGAAGAGTCCCCAGGCGACGATCTGCATGAGCGCGCCGGTCACCCACATCACCTTGCGGTGCCGGTGGCCGCGGTCGGCGAAGCGCATGTAGAGGGCGACGGTACCGACGCAGGCGAGCAGGAAGCCGCCGCACTGCAGCGCGACGCTGGTGGCCTGGCTGCCGGCGCCGAGGGTCTTCACCATGTACGGGGTGAAGATGCCGTTGGTGCCGGCCATCAGGTTCCAGGTCAGGTAGATGCCGCCGGTCCACAGCAGCGCCTTGAGGTGCCGGCCGGTGAGCAGGTCGCGGGCCCGTACCCGGACGGTCTTGGCCTTCTCGGCGGCGGCCTGCCAGGCGACCGACTCGCGCATGCCGCGCCTCAGGGCGTACGTGACGAGAGCGACCAGGAACAGGTGCAGGAAGACGATGCGGATGCCGAGCAGCCCCAGCGGAGCCAGCGCGAAGGCCAGCAGCAGGACGACCACCGGGCCGAGGTTCCAGGTGACCTGGGTCAGCCCCATCAGCTTCCCCCGGGCCCTGGCCGGGGAGAGCTCGCCCACCAGCGCGAGCGACGTGGGGACGTCGGCGCCGACCGCGACACCGACGACGAAGGTACCGGCGAAGAGCATCACCGGGTTCACCGCGAAGGCGATCAGCAGGATCGCCGCCGCGTAGACCAGCAGGTCGTACTGGTAGATCCGCTTGCGGCCCAGCTTGTCGCCCAGCCGGCCGCCGATCAGGGCTCCGATCGCGGCGCCGATGGCGTTCGGGCCGATGGCGGCGAGGACGCCGACCGCGCTGCCGGAGAGCCCCATCTCCTCCCTGAAGAGGGCGAGACCCGAGCCGAGAGCGACGATGGAACCCGCGTCCAGGTAGGAGGCCATGCCGGCCAGCGCTGTCCACTTCCACTGCTGCCTGGTCACCTTGCTGTCGTCACCGACAGGTGGTCTCTCACGGGATTCCGTGGCTGACATGCGGACTCCTTCGTCCCAGGGGCGGGGCCGACGGCGATGACCGGCACCAGGCACCGCCGCCTTTGAAACGTATTAAGAACATGGGCTCGATGCCGGACGGCGTCAAGGGGTGAGCAGGAAGCGACCGTGAGAGGCACGTCACATGGAGATGCGCCGACGAGTGGCGCGAAGTAGCCGTTACGCCCTCATCCGGGCATAGGTGGCGGCGAGTGATTGACGCCCTGAGTGGTAGGGCCTACCGTTCCCTCGGTTCTGAAACCTTTCAAACGGGAGTGGCGGCCATGCAGCGCGTGTGTTTCCTGCTCAAAGTCCGGTCCGACCGTCTGGAGGAGTACCGGCGACGGCACGAGGAGGTCTGGCCGGACATGCTCGCGGCTCTCACCGCTTCCGGCTGGCACAACTACTCGCTCTTCCTCCGCGAGGACGGCCTCCTCGTCGGCTACCTGGAGACCGAGGACTTCGCCGCCGCTCAGCGGGCCATGCAGGCCACCGAGGTCAACGCCCGCTGGCAGCACGAGATGGCCGGCTTCTTCGAGGACCTGGACGGTGGCGGCCCGGACCAGGCGATGCGCCCCCTGACCGAGGTCTTCCACCTGGCCTGAGACACGTGCGGCTGAGCGCGCGGCAGGCCCCACGGGGTCATCCGCGCGCACCACCGCCGTACTGCCCGAACTCCCAACTGAACGAGCCGAGCTCCGGGTGATCGGTGTCCCGTGAGAGCCGGAGCCTCCACAGGGGGCGCGGGCCGACCGACGTGCGGCGGGCCGCAACGTCGGTTCGGCGCCGGGTCACAGGCCCCGGCGGCGCTCCCACGCCTCGTTGAGGGCCAGCCACGGGGTGGTGTCTGATGTGGGGCGTCCGGGCTGCGGGCGGGGCGTGCCGGTGTGCTTGCTCAGGCGGCGTAGACGCAGGCGCAGGAACCAGGGCGGGCGCGAAAGGAACGACGCAGGGGGGCGCGTCACGGGGTGTCCGGTGCGCTGAGTTCGAGGACGGCCCGGACGGCGGATTCCAGTGCGTAGGTCATGGAGCCACCGTTGGGCTCGTACGCGGTGTGCTCGCCGGCGAAGTGGATCCGTCCCTCCGGCCGTCGTATGGCGGGCATGAGTGCGGTGTGTCCCACCTCCGGCAGGAGATAGGCGCCCTCGACGAAGGGTTCCTGGTCCCAGGCCACCGAGGTGCCGACCTCGAAGTGGTCCTTGGCACCAGGGAAGATCCGGTCGACCTCTTCGAGGGTGAAGCGCAGCCGCTCCTCCTGCGACATCGCGGTGACCGCCTTCGCTCGCCAGCCCGACATCAAAGCCTCCAGTATGGCCCGCGGGCCGGGAAGCTGGGGGGTGGCGTCGCGTACCCAGCGGATGGGCAGGTCAGTGGAGACGCTGGTGCGCGCGGAGGTCCAGAAGCGTTTGCGCATCTGGAGGTAGACACGCACTATCGATGCGTACCGCAGCTGCCGGATGGCCGCGTGCTTGGCCTGCGAGAGCCTGGCGTTGGACAGGTCGATGCGCCGCATCGCGCTGAACGGTACGGTCAGTACGACCCTGTCGGCCGTCATCGTGTGGAAGCCGCCGTTGTCGGCGAACGTCACCCGCGCGGCGGTGTCGTCCTGGGTGACCCGGACGACGGGCTTGGCGTAGTGGATGCGCCCCTTGAGGTGTTCCGCGAACGCGGCGGGGAAGCGGTCGGTGCCGCCCTTGATCTTGGCCCAGCGTTCGTCGGCCAGGGTGAGAGAGCGCGGGCTGGACTCGTACCGAAGCCAGGACAGTGCGGATGCGGTGTCCAGGTCGCCGCCCCGCATCTCCAGGAACATCGGTTCCAGCAGAGTGATGGCCGCGTCCGAGGCGCCGCGTTCCTTCAGTACCTCCGTCACCGAGCGGCGGTCGAAGGGGGCGAGTCTGTCCGTGAGCGTCCACTGGGGTCTGCCCAGGTCCGGCTGGAGTTCGCGGCTGAGCGAGCGCACGTAGCGCTCCATCATCGCGCCGACGTCCAGGCCCTTCTCCTTGTCGCTGAGCGGCAGGCCGCTTCGCGCGAGGTCGGCGGCCTCCGGCTGGATGAACCGGGAACGGAGGAAGTAGGAGAAATTGGCGTTGAGCAGGTCGGACGGCTCCAGCTCGACACCGAGTTCACTGAGGTAGTGCATCGCGTAGTGGCAGTGCGGGGTCACCGTCATGGCGCCCGCTTCGGCGTACAGGCCGTCGGCGAACGGCTCGCGCACGGTGTAGGCGCGTCCGCCCGCCCGGGTGGTGGCTTCCAGCACCGTGACGTCGCAGCCCTGCCGCGCCAGTTCATAGGCGCTGCCCAGGCCGGCCAGTCCCGCGCCCACCACGATGACCTTCTCGGGCAGCCGGAGTCCGTCGAACCCTTGGTCCAGGGCGTGGCGCACCTCGCTCTGTGTGGGTTCACGCATCGGTGCTCCTCCGCCCGTCGCGCCCGTGCCGGAACCGACCGGCCCGGGCGTAGTGCGGTGATCGGTCATGGCTCCGCGTGGCAGTGAGACACATACGCGGTCTCCTCGCTCGGATTCGTCGGGTCGGTGCGGCTGCCCGTGGAAAGGCAGCGATGATTTCTGTTGGGAAAGCACATTGCATCCACGGCGTAATTCCGTCAAGATCTGGCCCGTGTAGCGAGGGCGCAAGGCGAGGTGGCCGGAAGACGCATGGTCTCTCCCCGGCAAGGTGGTTTCCTGCGGGACGTCGTCTCGCGTTCAACTAACCAGTAAATCGTGATACGTTTACCCCGATTCACCGTTTCCGTGTTATCGAGCAGATCAGAGGTGAGGCGAATGACGACCAGTGGCGAGTCGTCCGTCCAGCGGCCCGGTCTGCGGGCGGAGATCGAGGACACCCTGGCCTACCTGACGTGTTCGCTGGTCGCCCGCAGGACGCGTGCCACGCCCGAACGCGTGACATGGCAGCAGTACGACGTGCTGGAACTCCTGCGACTCCGCGGGCCGATGACGCCCTCGGTGTTGAGTGAGTCCCTCGGAGTCTCCCGGCAGACCATGTCCAAAGCGCTGCGCATTCTCAAGGACCAGGAACTGGTGGAGCAGTCAGCTCAGAGCGAGGACAAACGCGAGCAGACCACCTCGATCACGCTTTGTGGCCACCAGTTTCTGGCCCGCGCCGCCCGAGGGCGACGGGAGAACGCCAGGGTCGTCGAAGATGTCCTGTCGGCGGCGGAGCAGGCCGCTTTCGTCGAACTGTGCGGCAAGGTGGCGAATGCCCTGAACGCCGCGCCTCCGCCGTTTCCGCTGCGCGATCTGTGAGCCGGCGGCCGGCCGCCGAGCCGTCCCGCACCTGCCGCGCCGAGGCGGTGTGCGCGCAGCCCGGCGCGGAGCCGGCGAACACACCGCCTTTCTCCGGACGTGCCGGCGGCGTCTCCTACCAGCTCCAGCCCCGTTCCGCGGGCGGCGTCCAGACGTCGGCCTTCTCCAGGTAGGGGAAGACCTGACCGATCAGTTCGATGTCCTCCGCCGCGTACAGCGACGGCAGGAACATGAAGCCGCGGATGCCGGTCTGCCGGTGCATGTCGAGGATCTGTTCCGCCACCGTTGACGGTGAGCCCACCAGCACCTTGCTGCCGCAGGCGATGCCCAGGGTGCGAGCGATGTCGTCGAATTCCCCTCCGTAGTTCGCCTTGTAGGTCTCGCTGCCGCCCATCAGCTCGGTGGCGATGTCGCGGGCGCAGTCCATGTCGAGGGAGTCGCGCACCCAGTCGTACTTCTCCTGCGCCTCGCGGTCGGACCTGCCCAGGATGATGCCCGTGGCTCCGGCCATGTTGACTTCCAGGGGGGACCGGCCGTGCCGCTCGGTACGTTCCGCCAGGCCCTCCACCATGGCCCGCATCTTGGCGTAGTCGTCCGGCAGCGGAGTGAAGGCGAAGTCGCAGGTGTCGGCGATGAGTTCCTGCGCCACCGGTGAGACGCCCGCGTTGAACAGGCATGGCGGGTCCTGCAGCGGATGCGGACTGATCATCTTGCCGCTGAACCGGAAGTACTCGCCCTCGAAGTCGACCTGCCCGCCGCGTGCGGCCCACAGCTGCTTGACCGCCTCCACCGCCTCGGCCGTGGTGGCGTAGCGGGTCTCGTGGCTGGCGTCGGGGACGGTGATGCCCAGCAGCGACAGCTCGTCGGGTTTCCAGCCGGGGACGATGTTCCAGCCCCAGCGGCCTCCGCTGAGCACATCGAGGTTGGCGCCCATACGCGCGATGACCGCCGGGGGGAAGTAGCGCGTGTGGAAGGTGGTGACCACGCCGATGTGCCGGGTGGCGGCCATGACGACCGGTGCGAAGACGGGCGCCGACATGTGGGGCTCGGCGTGGCCGATGCGCCAGCTGTTCTCGCCGTGGGGTATGTAGCCGTCCGCGAAGAAGACGTAGTCGAAACCGGCGTCCTCCACCCGGCGGGCCAGGTCCATCTGGGCGTCGACGTCGAACGGGTCGGGGTTGCGGTCCGCCACCTCCTTGGAGGTGGTGGTGGGCGTGGGAGAGCTGAGCCACATCAGTCCGAACCGCATCCGGTCATCGGCCAGACGCGGCTTGAGCGTGCCTCGGGGCATTCTCGTGGGTGTCCTTTCGAATCGTGCACCGGTGTGGGTATGAGCCGGTGCGGCGCATGAGCGGATGCCGAGCGCGAGGTGGCTCCCGGGCCGCTGCCGGCATGCGTACGCCGGCAGCGGCCCATCCGGTCACCTGCCGGCTCGGCTGAGGTCCTTCTTCAGGTAGGCAGCGGTGAGGGAGTCCGCTGCGTCGAGGAGCCGGCGCGGGGTGCCCTCGAAGACAAGGCGGCCGCCGTCGCGTCCCGCGCCGGGTCCGATGTCGATGATCCAGTCCGCGCGTTTGACGACGTCGAGGTCGTGCTCGACCACGACGACCGTGTTGCCCTTGTCGACGAGGGTGTCGATGAGGTCGATCAGCCGGTCCACGTCGGCCATGTGCAGACCGGTGGTGGGCTCGTCGAAGACGAACAGCCCTGAGGTCTCCCTGAGCCGGTCGGCGAGTTTGATGCGCTGGCGTTCACCGCCGGACAGCGTGGACAGCGGCTGTCCGAGGGTGAGGTAGGGAAGGCCGACGTCGCTGAGGGTCGCAAGCCGGCGGACCACGGGCTTCTCGGTGAAGAAGTCCAGCGCCTCCTCGACGGTCAGGGCGAGGGTCTCCACGATGTTCTTGCCGTTGAAGCGCAGGTCCAACACCTCGTCACGGTAGCGGCGTCCCTCGCACCGCTCGCAGACGGTGGTCACCGGCTCCATGTAGGCCAGGTCGTTCTGGATCTCGCCCCGGCCCTGGCAGGCCGGGCAGGCCCCGTCGGAGTTGAAGCTGAACATGCCCGGTTCGGTGTGCGTGGCCTTGGCGAAGAGCTTCCGCACGGTGTCCATGATGTTGACGTAGGTGGCGGGCGTCGAGCGGGAGGAGGAACCGATCGCCTCCTGGTCGATCACGATGGCATCGGGGAACTGCGGGACCAGCGCGCCGTGGACGAAGGAACTCTTGCCCGATCCGGCGACGCCCGTCACCACGGTCAGGACGCCTTCGGGGATGTCCACCGACAGGTCCTGGAGGTTGTGCAGGCTTGTTCGCCTCGTGGCGAGTGTGCCGCGCGGCGTGCGGACGCGTTCCTTGAGCCCGGTCTCGCGGCTCAGCCAGCGTCCGGTCATGGTGTCGGCCTTGCTCAGCTGGGCCGCGGTGCCTTCGAAGACCACCTCGCCGCCGTGGGTGCCGGCGCCCGGCCCCATGTCCACCACGTGGTCGGCGATGCCGATCACGTCGCGGGAGTGCTCCACGACCAGCACGGTGTTGCCTTTGTCCCGGAGCGCGAGAAGCAGTTCGTTCAGCCGGTGCACGTCGCGTGGGTGGAGCCCGACGCTGGGCTCGTCGAAGATGTACGTCAGGTCGGTGAGGCTGCTGCCCAGGTGGCGGACGATTTTCAGCCGCTGGCCCTCACCACCGGACAGTGTGGAGGTCTCGCGGGCGAGGCTCAGGTAGCCGAGGCCCACCGACTCGATACGCCGCAGCACGGACAGCGCGGCGTCCACCACGGGCTTGGCGGCCGGGACGTCGATGCTCTCCAGCTCCGGGATGAGGTCGGCGATCTCCATCGCGGCGTAGTCGGCGATGTTCTTCCCGTTGATCTTCGATGCGCGTGCCGCTTCGTTGAGACGGGCGCCTCCACACGCCTCGCAGGCTCCGGCCGCGACGACCGCTTCGACCGCCTGCCGCTCCTTGTCCTTGAGCCTTTCCAGGCCGCCTTTGAGATAACGGCGGTTGAAGCGGACGACGATTCCCTCGTACTCGTTGGAGTAGGTGAGTTTGCGTCCCTGGCGTTCGACCTTGAATCCCTCGCCGTACAGCAGGAGCTCTCGGTCCTGCTGGCTGAATTCCCGCAACGGTTTGTCCGGGTCGAACAGTCCCGACTGCGCGTACAGCTGCCACTGGAAGCCGCCCACCGCGAACAGCGGCGAGCGGATCGCCCCCTCGTTGAGCGACAGGTCTTCGTCCAGCAGCCGGCCGAGGTCGAGCCGGGCGACCCGGCCCAGGCCCTCGCACTCCGGGCACATACCGTGCGGGTCATTGAACGAATAGGCGCTGGACTCTCCGGCCGAGGGCTTGCCGTGGCGGGAGAAGAGCACCCGCAGTGCCGGGTTGACCTCGGTCATCGTGCCGACCGTGGACCGCGAGTTGCCGCCCACCGGACGCTGGTCCACCACGATCGCGGTGGACAGATTCTTGATGACGGCCGCATCCGGGCGCTCGTACTTCGGCAGGCGGTTGCGGATGAACCAGCTGTAGGTCTCGTTGAGCTGGCGCTGGGACTCCACCGCGACGGTACCGAAGACGATGGAGGACTTCCCGGAGCCGGACACCCCGGTGAAGACGGTCAGCTCTCCTTTGGGAATGGTGAGCGACACGTTCTTGAGATTGTTCTGCCGGGCACCTTGGAGAATGATGCAGTCTTCGGTGTGCCGCTTCCGCTGGCCCGCCATGAAATCGTCCTCCTGCCGAGAGCGGTCGTCCGCCCGACCGCGAACCCCTATGGTTTCTTTTTGGAAACCAAGTTAACATCCGCTGGTTCAGCGAGCTACCGCGTACGCCTGTTCGCCACGCGGACTCGCGGCACCGAAGACCAGCCCGTCGGCCGCCCGTCCGGTTGCGCAGACCTTGCCCAGCGACCGCGCCGGGGCGATCCGCACGACGTGGCCGCGCCAGCGCAGCTCTTCCACGACGCGCTCGGGGCAGCCGTGCTCCACCACCACGCTGCCCGGAGTGGCGACGTGCGGGGTGAAGGAGGAGGGCACCGCGTCGGTGTGGAACGCCGGCGCCTCCACCGCCTCCTGTACGCCCGAGCCGAAGTCCACGTGCTGCAGGAAGAAGTTCAGCGTCCACTGGTCCTGCTGGTCGCCACCGGGCGTGCCGAACGCCATGTACGGTTCACCGTCGCGCAGCACCAGGGTGGGGGAGAGAGTGGTGCGTGGGCGCTTGCCGGGAGCGACGGCGTTGGGGTGGCCGGGGACCAGGTTCGCCATCTGCCCCCGGGTGCCCAGCGGAAAGCCCAGCCCCGGCACTACGGGGGAGCTCTTGAGCCAGCCGCCGCTGGGCGTGGCGACCACCATGTTGCCCTCGCTGTCGGTCGCGCTGACGCAGCAGGTGTCGCCCTTGGCCTGGGTCAACTGGACGATTGCGGGAATGCCGTCGCCCAACTGCCGCAGCCACTCAGGGCCGTCGGCCACGGCGGGGCCCGACACCGGCGGCATGACCGGTATCCGGCCGCCGGGCGAGCCGGGCCGCAGCTCCAGCGACGCCCGTTCCTCGACCAGCGCACGGCGCGCGGCCGCGTACTCGGCACTCAGCAGGATGTCCACCGGTACGTCCGTGTGGTCCGGGTCGCCGTACCACGCCTCCCGGTCGGCGAACGCCAGCTTCGCGCACTCCACCACGGTGTGCAGGTGGTCGGCGCTCCCCGGCTCCGTGCGGGAGAGGTCGAAGCCCTCCAGCAGGGCGAGTTGTTGGAGGAAGACAGGACCCTGAGACCACGGGCCGCTCTTGTGGACCGTGTGGCCGCGGTACTCGCCGACCAGGGGGGCTTCGACCGTCGCCCGCCACGATGCCATGTCGTCACCGGTGAGCAGGCCGGCGTGGCGCTGCCCGGTGGCGTCGAGCATCGGGGTGCCGGTGACGAACTTGTCGATCGCCTCGGCCACGAAGCCCTCGTAGAAGGCGGTCTCGGCGGCCTCGATCTGCCGTTCACGGCCACCGCCTGCCGCCTGGGACTCCTCGGCCAGCAGCCGGAAGGTACGGGCCAGTTCGGGGTTGGTCGTCCGCGCTCCGGCGGCGGGAGGCTTCCCGCCTCGCAGGTAGGTACGGCCGGACTCGGTCCACTCCTCGCGGAACAGCGGCGCCAGCACGTCGATCATCTGCGCGGCCTTCGGCAGGATCGGGAAACCCTTCTCGGCGTACCCGATGGCCGGGGCCAGCACCTGCGCCGGTGTCAGCCGTCCGTGGTCCCGCAGCAGCCGCATCCACGCCCCGAAGGCGCCGGGCACGCAGGCAGCCAGGAGCCCGGAGCCCGGTATCGCCGCCAGCCCCTGGTCGCGGAACGCCTCGATGGTGGCGGCCCGGGGCATCGGTCCCTGCCCGCAGATCACGTCCACACGGGCGGTGCGGGCATCGTAGGCCAGGATCGGCACGTCCCCGGCCGGGCCGTTGAGATGGGGCTCGACCACCTGGGTGACGAAGGCAGCGGCGACGGCCGCGTCGAAGGCATTCCCTCCCTGCGACAGCATGTCCATACCGGCCGCGGCGGCGAGCCAGTGGGTGGCGGCGACGGCTCCGCGGGCACCCTTGAGTTCGGGTCGGCTGAGCATGAGGTTCCTTTCCTCGGGTCGGCGTGCGGACGGTACGTCCGTGCCTCGGTCAGTGGGAGGAGGCCGCGTCGGCGGCAGGGTTCCGGCCGGCGGACGGGACGGTGCCTTGTGCGAGGGGAACGACCTGGCCGGAGACGGTGGCCGTCGGATCGTCGTCGTCGTACGTGGTGAGCGTGCACGTCAGCAGGGCCTGGCGCGCCGTCCCTACGCCCTGCCGCACCTGGAACTCGTGCGTCGCCGGCTCCGCCGGAAGCAGCCCGTTGTGCAGCAGCCACAGGCCCAGCGCGAGCGCGGCGGAGGAGCAGGCCGGGTCCTCGGGGATGCCGTACCCGGGTGCGAACATGCGGGCGTCCGCCTGTCGTCGGCGGGCGTCCCAGTGCAGGAGGAAGACGTCCTTCAGCCCGGCGCCGAGCAGCGCCTCCGGGTGGGGGGAGGCC includes these proteins:
- the rhaI gene encoding L-rhamnose isomerase, giving the protein MSDSALAAVKETLKSQVIETPSWGYGNSGTRFKVFAQPGVPRDPYEKLDDAAQVHRYTGIAPVVSLHIPWDRVEDYQRLADHARERGVRIGMINANVFQDDDYKLGSVTHPDPKVRRKATDHLLECVDVMDATGSDALKLWFSDGTNYPGQDDITARQDRLAEALAEVYGRLGDGQRMVLEYKFFEPAFYATDVPDWGTSYAHCLKLGEKATVCVDTGHHAPGTNIEFIVAFLLREKKLGAFDFNSRFFADDDLMVGAADPFQLFRILHEVTKNGGLDPARDVRFMLDQCHNIEAKIPAVIRSVMNVQEATAKALLVDLEALSAAQREGDVLAANAALMDAYNTDVRPLLAEVREEMGLDADPYRAYLASGNQKRIAAERVGGQQAGWGA
- a CDS encoding L-rhamnose mutarotase; its protein translation is MQRVCFLLKVRSDRLEEYRRRHEEVWPDMLAALTASGWHNYSLFLREDGLLVGYLETEDFAAAQRAMQATEVNARWQHEMAGFFEDLDGGGPDQAMRPLTEVFHLA
- a CDS encoding flavin monoamine oxidase family protein encodes the protein MREPTQSEVRHALDQGFDGLRLPEKVIVVGAGLAGLGSAYELARQGCDVTVLEATTRAGGRAYTVREPFADGLYAEAGAMTVTPHCHYAMHYLSELGVELEPSDLLNANFSYFLRSRFIQPEAADLARSGLPLSDKEKGLDVGAMMERYVRSLSRELQPDLGRPQWTLTDRLAPFDRRSVTEVLKERGASDAAITLLEPMFLEMRGGDLDTASALSWLRYESSPRSLTLADERWAKIKGGTDRFPAAFAEHLKGRIHYAKPVVRVTQDDTAARVTFADNGGFHTMTADRVVLTVPFSAMRRIDLSNARLSQAKHAAIRQLRYASIVRVYLQMRKRFWTSARTSVSTDLPIRWVRDATPQLPGPRAILEALMSGWRAKAVTAMSQEERLRFTLEEVDRIFPGAKDHFEVGTSVAWDQEPFVEGAYLLPEVGHTALMPAIRRPEGRIHFAGEHTAYEPNGGSMTYALESAVRAVLELSAPDTP
- a CDS encoding MFS transporter; its protein translation is MSATESRERPPVGDDSKVTRQQWKWTALAGMASYLDAGSIVALGSGLALFREEMGLSGSAVGVLAAIGPNAIGAAIGALIGGRLGDKLGRKRIYQYDLLVYAAAILLIAFAVNPVMLFAGTFVVGVAVGADVPTSLALVGELSPARARGKLMGLTQVTWNLGPVVVLLLAFALAPLGLLGIRIVFLHLFLVALVTYALRRGMRESVAWQAAAEKAKTVRVRARDLLTGRHLKALLWTGGIYLTWNLMAGTNGIFTPYMVKTLGAGSQATSVALQCGGFLLACVGTVALYMRFADRGHRHRKVMWVTGALMQIVAWGLFLVLPFTVPVILLNVLLFGIGQTMAGEGFYKTVSQELFPTMLRGTAQGITFGVARVALGIWSFFVPVLAETGIGVVAGFLTACLVVCGVLGVFMPNTTGKSLDEIEAERATVRG
- a CDS encoding bifunctional rhamnulose-1-phosphate aldolase/short-chain dehydrogenase; the encoded protein is MPAAHPAVDALLKRAHTLGSDPRNTNYAGGNASAKGTVTDPVTGRDAELMWVKGSGGDLGTLTESGLAVLRLDRLRALTEVYPGVAREDEMVAAFDYCLHGKGGAAPSIDTAMHGLVDAPHVDHLHPDSGIALACAADGEKLTAECFGEKVVWVPWRRPGFQLGLDIAAVKEANPQAVGVILGGHGITAWGETSEECETNALWMIRTAETFLAERGRPEPFGPLLDGYGPLPEAERRAKAAALAPVVRGLTSTDAPQVGHFTDAGPVLDFLARAEHPRLAALGTSCPDHFLRTKVRPLVVDLPADAPVDDVVARLTELHAAYREEYAAYYARHADAGSPAMRGADPAIVLVPGVGMFSFGRNKQTARVAGEFYLNAVNVMRGAEAVSSYAPIEESEKFRIEYWALEEAKLQRMPKPKPLATRVALVTGGGSGIGKATARRLAAEGACVVVADLNAEAAAAVAEELGGPDTAVAVTVDVTDEEQIVAAFAASALAFGGVDLVVNNAGISLSKPLLETTARDWDLQHDIMARGSFLVSREAARTMKAQGMGGDIVYIVSKNGVFAGPNNIAYSATKADQAHQVRLLAAELGADGIRVNGVNPDGVVRGSGIFAGGWGAKRAAVYGVEEEKLGEYYAQRTLLKREVLPEHVANAVFALTGGDLTHTTGLHVPVDAGVAAAFLR